The genomic interval cctgtatttgtgctataagacctacctacctaccaaatttcattattctaggtcaacgggaagtaccctataggtttcttgacagacagacagacagacaacagagtgatcctataagggttccgtttttccttttgaggtacggaaccctaaaaagggtaagTATAGAGGATTTTTTCAGTTACCTAATACCAAAATCATTTACTTACGGCATTTCGTCACCTGGTATTTGGCTAGAAGTCGATGCGGATGCCGCTGGCAAGATTTTGATCTCTTCGCGCAGTCCCGGGGGGTGGATTTTTTGTTGATTTTCCTCTTTTACAGCTTTATCCTTATCTGGAACCCTGGAATCACCTTTTACATTTGACGCAGAAGTTTGGTACATGttatctttgtttttattttcttcattcGACATGTTATCGTGTAAGACTTCTGTCTTATTTATGGCCTCCGCAACTATTTGCGATGAAAACGATAACACAGAGCATGCTAATTTAAGTTTAGCCAGTTTGGCGGCCGCTTCCGCTGCCAATTGCTCGTCTCCTTTTGATATTGCTTGTTCAAGCTGGTTGATCAAATTTCTACGTCTATCGTGATGGTCTAAAATTTTGACACTAGGCGTAGTAATCCTGACCTCTGGTGAAGCACTTTGGTCAATTTGGTTGGTTATTTTTTTCGGATCTTCGACAATAGCAGAtgcattttcatatttttcaacTTTCGATACTTCGGTAGGACTTGCTTCTGATTTTTGAAGGCCTTCATTCAACAGTCTTGGGTTTGACGAACTTGGGGTTTGCACATTTAAGGATACCATATttggtaatatttttttctgagtAAGCGATGTCTCCACTATATTATTACTTTCTAAGTTAGTGGCTTTTGTTGGCAAAACCTTGGCAAAGTTACAGTCAGAAACTTTATCGTTCGACGTTTTATATTTAGGGCAATAAAGCGGGTTTAGTAACGATGATACTTTTAAAGGCGTATGCAAATTGACGTTTCTATTGTTAATTGAAGTAACACCAGTATCTGACTGATCTTTATGTACAATTTTAGATGAATATATATTACCAAACTGAATCTGttcaattttatctttgtttccaGAACTGGCTGGCAggttttttatgaatatttgaGAAACTTTTATATTTGCAGGAATTTCAGTAGGCATTTCTTTTTCTGAATTCTTTAGTGAATCTTTAGTAGAACTTGCTTTTGACGACTCACTCGCTcctttatttacatttattggGACATTATTTACTAAAAGTTGATTTGTAACAACTTTTTTATCGCATTTTTTTGTTAAAGATTCATATTTGCTTATGTCTCCTAAGGCAGGAGATTTATCCATTTCATTAGCAACTTTAACATCACTCCTTAAAATATCATTAGTAGTTTGGTCAATTTTACTATTCGATGCATgagattcaattttttttgatattaaaagttCTTTACTGTTAATAGATTCCTTCTCAGGTTGTACGAAAACTTTTGATATGGACACGTTATTTAAATTCGGTGAAGTTGGTTCGAAAGCGGACTTTTTATTCATATGTGCTACGTTAACGAATTTATGGACTCTAATATGGGGCTCTCTTGAAGATGAAGGTTGTGACATTAGAAATGTTTCTTTGGCATAATTTCTTAAGTTTTCTGGTCCCCGTCCAGTTTCAAGTTTGGAATCATTGAAActaacttttatattttcatcaacAGTGGATCCAATTCGAAGTGTTGGCATTTCTGTTGGTTTTCCAATACCATCTCTGTTATCTCCAGAATATTTGTCATTGTGCTTTGGTCTTTTCGGTAAAGAATCTTTCATTTCCTTGAGCATTTCTCTCAGTTTCTTCTTGTCATCGACGCCACTCTCTCGACTTGTTTTAAGAGCATTCTCGTcagtttgtgtatatgtattAGAAGcattttttgaaacatttttacCAGTCTTGTtagaattttctttaattatacaataaatacaacAAGTAACAACGGGTTTATATTTCCTTAAGCAAGTGGTGCATATCCAAGTATCCTCTGCAGAAGCTGATCTATAGCCACtatcaataaaactgttgtTATTGTGTCCAGCAGCTCGTAGCGCCTTATTCGCTTCTATTATTTCAGCTGCTTGTTTATCCAACTCACTAATGCTtggtaataatttaatatgacTTGTGTCTATAGCCGAATTCCTTTTCTTACTGTcgaaaatctgtttaagaaaaCTCTTATCTGCTCGCAACTTAACTTCTTTTGTTTCGTGTTTTGAATGTTTCTCAGTTTTATTCCCCGCAGTTATATTTTCTTTGCTAAGAAATGAATGTTTATCAACATCAGACGTAGTGTTCATTTGTATAAATTTATTGACTTCCACGTTTTCTTTGTTTTCTTCAGATATTCTGACAGGGGGTTTTGGTGCAGGTCTCTTTCGTTTGTAGTTTCTAGGAAGCGTTGCAGAAGAAACTACTGTGGGCGGCAATGGAGCACGTCGTTTTCCGGGGACGTAAGCCGATCGACGTTGTATACTCTCACTCGCCGCGCGGCGATCCCTGTCTTGTCTCAGAACAGTATCTTTCTGCAACCTTCGGGCTGACGGGAGAGTGAATGCGTCGTATCCCAATCCTTCCTCCCTGAACAGGCCGTATTTTCGCCGCAAGGTTATGTCACGGTCGTGTTGTCTTCGTAAGTTTCGCTCGTGCAACCTCTTTTTGTAAGTCTCTGTTAAAGGATCTTGAGGGAGCACGAGAGGCGCGTTGGCTTGTTTGTAGTTGAGCGGGGCTAGGAAGTCGAAGCTAGCGGCGGTGCGGTCGGAGCCCACACTGGAGACGCTCTCGCTTGACGAGGAGCGCTCAGTGCGACGTAACCATGAAAATAGCGTCCAAATCCCTGCGGAGAGTGGGCGAGGGCGCGGCGCCTCTCCATCCACGTCGTTGTTCATTA from Maniola jurtina chromosome 1, ilManJurt1.1, whole genome shotgun sequence carries:
- the LOC123880845 gene encoding uncharacterized protein LOC123880845 gives rise to the protein MNNDVDGEAPRPRPLSAGIWTLFSWLRRTERSSSSESVSSVGSDRTAASFDFLAPLNYKQANAPLVLPQDPLTETYKKRLHERNLRRQHDRDITLRRKYGLFREEGLGYDAFTLPSARRLQKDTVLRQDRDRRAASESIQRRSAYVPGKRRAPLPPTVVSSATLPRNYKRKRPAPKPPVRISEENKENVEVNKFIQMNTTSDVDKHSFLSKENITAGNKTEKHSKHETKEVKLRADKSFLKQIFDSKKRNSAIDTSHIKLLPSISELDKQAAEIIEANKALRAAGHNNNSFIDSGYRSASAEDTWICTTCLRKYKPVVTCCIYCIIKENSNKTGKNVSKNASNTYTQTDENALKTSRESGVDDKKKLREMLKEMKDSLPKRPKHNDKYSGDNRDGIGKPTEMPTLRIGSTVDENIKVSFNDSKLETGRGPENLRNYAKETFLMSQPSSSREPHIRVHKFVNVAHMNKKSAFEPTSPNLNNVSISKVFVQPEKESINSKELLISKKIESHASNSKIDQTTNDILRSDVKVANEMDKSPALGDISKYESLTKKCDKKVVTNQLLVNNVPINVNKGASESSKASSTKDSLKNSEKEMPTEIPANIKVSQIFIKNLPASSGNKDKIEQIQFGNIYSSKIVHKDQSDTGVTSINNRNVNLHTPLKVSSLLNPLYCPKYKTSNDKVSDCNFAKVLPTKATNLESNNIVETSLTQKKILPNMVSLNVQTPSSSNPRLLNEGLQKSEASPTEVSKVEKYENASAIVEDPKKITNQIDQSASPEVRITTPSVKILDHHDRRRNLINQLEQAISKGDEQLAAEAAAKLAKLKLACSVLSFSSQIVAEAINKTEVLHDNMSNEENKNKDNMYQTSASNVKGDSRVPDKDKAVKEENQQKIHPPGLREEIKILPAASASTSSQIPGDEMPIEVWVEDKEAARGPIPLRISKKARIGELKRHVERTLGLEIRLQRWIVGRTLCTDDNTPLVTLAGPDLNAPFYLCLVESETNKDIAPQIKDVTQAHIKTEPSKINSDVYTELMKLEQQALVPNTEEFECGVCMEQCAAGAGAVLRECIHTFCRECLVDVIRHCEEPVVACPAIQCPGALQEREIRAILSTEEYERWLARGLAAAESGTRNTFHCRTRDCKGWAFCEPEVRRFPCPVCKHTNCVLCQAVHEGESCQQYQAKLCEALSGAEPNESDEGTQALLKSLISRGEALECPECSAIITKKWGCDWVKCSACKTEICWVTRGRRWGPGGKGDTSGGCRCGVDGKRCHPSCGYCH